The genomic interval GCGAGCACTCCGCCGGGCTGAACGCCGGCCGCTGGGACTACATGTTCAGCGTGATCAAGAAGTTCCGTACCCGGGGCGCCGACTTCCTGTTGCCGGACCGGAACGCGGTGACGATGACCGCGCCGTTCATGCGGGCGTACACCGAACTGCTGGTCCGGACCTGTCACCGGCGCGGCGCGCACGCCATCGGCGGGATGGCCGCCTTCATCCCCAGCCGGCGCGACCCGCAGGTCAACGAGACCGCGCTGGCCAAGGTCCGCGACGACAAGACCCGGGAGGCGAACGACGGCTTCGACGGCTCCTGGGTCGCCCACCCCGACCTGGTGCCGGTCTGCCGCGAGGTCTTCGACCGGGTGCTCGGCGACCGGCCGCACCAGCTCGACCGCACCCGCGAGGAGGTACGGGTCAGCGCCGCCGACCTGCTCGACGTGGCGGCCACCCCCGGCGCGCCGACCGAGGCGGGACTGCGCAACGACATCAGCGTCGGCATCCAATATTTGGCGAGCTGGCTGGCCGGCTCGGGAGCGGTCGCCATCTTCAACCTGATGGAGGACGCGGCGACCGCCGAGATCTCCCGCTCCCAGGTCTGGCAGTGGCTGCACAACGACGTCACGCTGGAGGGCGGTGCCCGGGTCACCCGGGAGCTGGTCGAACGGATCGCCGACGAGGAGATCGCCAAGCTCGGCGACGACCCCGGCCGGTACGCCGAGGCACGTGCCCTGTTCATGGAGGTCGCCGTGGCGGACGAGTTCGTGGACTTCCTCACCCTGCCCGCGTACGAACGGATGCCGTGACCGGAAACGAACCGATGCCCTGACCGGGGCGGAGACCGGAGGTCGACGGATGGCCCGAGCCGAGATCGAGAGGGTGGCCGTCGAACTGCGCGCCGTCCTCGGTGAGCAGCAGGTGATCGACGACCGGGCCCGGCTGCGGACCTACGAGTGCGACGGGCTCGCCCAGTATCGCGTGGTGCCGGCGCTGGTGGTGCTGCCCCGGACCGCCCAGGAATGCGCCCAGGTGGTCCGGGCCTGCGTGGCCGCGCGGGTGCCGTTCGTGGCCCGGGGTTCCGGCACCGGCCTCTCCGGCGGCGCCCTGCCGCACGCCGACGGGGTGCTGATCGTCACCTCCCAACTGCGCGCCATCCGGGAGGTGTCGCCGGCCGACGAACGGGCCGTGGTCGAGCCGGGCGTGATCAACCTGGCGGTCACCCGGGCCGCCACCCCGTACGGCTACTACTACGCCCCCGACCCGTCCAGCCAGCAGATCTGCTCGATCGGCGGGAACGTGGCGGAGAACTCCGGCGGGGCACACTGCCTGAAGTACGGCTTCACCACGAACCACGTACTCGGACTACAGGTGGTCACCCCGGACGGCGACCTCGTCCGGCTCGGCGGGGCGGCACCGGACAGCCCCGGTTACGACCTCGTCGGCGCCTTCGTCGGCTCGGAGGGCACCCTCGGGATCGCCACCGAGGTCACCGTACGGCTGGTCCGGCTGCCGGAGTCGGTGCGTACCCTGCTCGCCGCCTTCGCCACCACCGACGCCGCCGGGGCGGCGACCTCGGCGATCATCGCCGCCGGGGTGGTGCCGGCGGCGGTGGAGATGATGGACGCGCTCGCCATCGAGGCGGCCGAGGCGGCCGTGCACTGCGGCTACCCGGCCGGTGCGGGCGCGGTGCTGATCGTCGAGCTGGACGGCCCGGCCGCCGAGGTCGAGGCGCAGTTCGCCGAAGTGACGCGGCTCTGCCGGGCCAACGCCGCGTTCGAGATCCGGATCGCCGCCGACGACGCCGAGCGGGCGCTCTTCTGGAAGGGTCGCAAGTCGGCCTTCGCCGCCGTCGGCCGGATCAGCCCGGACTACATCGTGCAGGACGGGGTGATCCCGCGTACCGCCCTGCCGGAGGTGCTGCGTCGGATCGGTGAACTCGCCGCCGAACGCGGCATCCGGGTGGCGAACGTCTTCCACGCCGGGGACGGCAACCTGCATCCGCTGGTCCTCTTCGACGATTCCGTCGACGGGCAGGCCGAACGGGCCGAGGAACTCTCCGGCGCCATCCTCGACCTCTGCGTCGCGTACGGCGGGTCGATCACCGGGGAGCACGGCGTCGGGATGGACAAGGCGAAGTACCTGCCCCGGATGTACACCGACGACGACCTGGACACCATGCAGTTGCTGCGCTGCGCCTTCGACCCGCGCTCGCTGGCCAACCCCGGCAAGATCTTCCCCACTCCCCGGCTCTGCGGCGAGGTGCCCGGCCGGCGCAGGGGGGCGCACCCGCTCCAGGAGGCCGGTCTCGCGGAGGTGTTCTGACCCATGCCCCAGCAGCTCGACACCACGGCCAGCGAGATGGACACGCTCCGGGCCGCGATCGCCGAAGCCGTCGACGACGAGCCGGTTGCCGACGGCGCGGACATCGAGGTGGTCCGGCCGGCCGGGCCGGCGGACGCGGTCGGCGGGGTACCCGCGCGGATCGTCGCGGCGCCCGGCTCGACCGCGCAGGCGGCGGCGCTGCTGCGGGCCGCCGCCGGCCTCGGGCTCAGCGTGGTCTTCCGGGGCGCCGGCAGCAGGTCCGACTGGGGCAACCCGCCGCGCAGCCTCGACCT from Plantactinospora sp. BC1 carries:
- the aceB gene encoding malate synthase A, coding for MKLPQGVQVTGPMNDRYQEILTGEALDFVARLHRSFDGRRRELLARRDERAAALAAGGTLDFLPETAEIRAGDWRVAEPAPGLVDRRVEITGPTDAKMTINALNSGAKVWLADHEDANTPLWQNVIEGQLNLRDAIARKLELHTPEGKHYRLRDGELATIVVRPRGWHLPEKHILVDGERTSGSLVDFGLYFFHCARPQLDAGSGPYFYLPKLESHLEARLWNDVFAAAQEWLGIPHGTIRATVLIETFPAAFEMDEILYELREHSAGLNAGRWDYMFSVIKKFRTRGADFLLPDRNAVTMTAPFMRAYTELLVRTCHRRGAHAIGGMAAFIPSRRDPQVNETALAKVRDDKTREANDGFDGSWVAHPDLVPVCREVFDRVLGDRPHQLDRTREEVRVSAADLLDVAATPGAPTEAGLRNDISVGIQYLASWLAGSGAVAIFNLMEDAATAEISRSQVWQWLHNDVTLEGGARVTRELVERIADEEIAKLGDDPGRYAEARALFMEVAVADEFVDFLTLPAYERMP
- a CDS encoding FAD-linked oxidase C-terminal domain-containing protein, whose translation is MARAEIERVAVELRAVLGEQQVIDDRARLRTYECDGLAQYRVVPALVVLPRTAQECAQVVRACVAARVPFVARGSGTGLSGGALPHADGVLIVTSQLRAIREVSPADERAVVEPGVINLAVTRAATPYGYYYAPDPSSQQICSIGGNVAENSGGAHCLKYGFTTNHVLGLQVVTPDGDLVRLGGAAPDSPGYDLVGAFVGSEGTLGIATEVTVRLVRLPESVRTLLAAFATTDAAGAATSAIIAAGVVPAAVEMMDALAIEAAEAAVHCGYPAGAGAVLIVELDGPAAEVEAQFAEVTRLCRANAAFEIRIAADDAERALFWKGRKSAFAAVGRISPDYIVQDGVIPRTALPEVLRRIGELAAERGIRVANVFHAGDGNLHPLVLFDDSVDGQAERAEELSGAILDLCVAYGGSITGEHGVGMDKAKYLPRMYTDDDLDTMQLLRCAFDPRSLANPGKIFPTPRLCGEVPGRRRGAHPLQEAGLAEVF